Genomic segment of Plectropomus leopardus isolate mb unplaced genomic scaffold, YSFRI_Pleo_2.0 unplaced_scaffold25, whole genome shotgun sequence:
gatttttgtgCTAATAAAGTTGTTTGTCTTCCCTCGTGGCAGTCAGAGGACACACTAAAGAAGACGCCAAGGAGGACGAGTGCGGCCGGAAGGATGAGAGCTTCTCCATGGACAGTGACTTGGACTACAGCTCCGACGACAACCTGACCTCCATGTGCCACAAGGAGGACGGGGAGGGCGGCGGCGGGCTGGAGGACGGCCCGCACATGCACGGCTCCTCCGGCGGCGGCGGAGGCCCCGGCGGCGGCGGGGGAGGAGGCTCCTCCGGCGGCGGCAAGAACCGGCGGCGGCGGACGGCGTTCACGAGCgagcagctgctggagctgGAGAAGGAGTTCCACTGCAAGAAGTACCTGTCTCTAACCGAGCGCTCGCAGATCGCGCACGCGCTCAAGCTGAGCGAGGTGCAGGTGAAGATCTGGTTCCAGAACCGGCGCGCCAAGTGGAAACGCGTCAAGGCCGGAAACGTCAACAACAAGTCCGGGGAGCCGTCCCGGAACCCCAAAATAGTCGTTCCCATCCCGGTGCACGTGAGCCGCTTCGCAATAAGGAGTCAgcaccagcagatggagcagGCCAGGccgtagaagaagaagaaacctGCCGCGCGCTCATCGAGGCACCGAGGCCCgtgttgatgctttttttttttttttttacttttttcattttttattttcatactttgactaaaaacacaaactttggGCTGAAACAAACCAGGCACACTCCTGCGGTGCACTTAAAGTCGTTACATCTGCGGGTTTGGTTTACAGTTTGTCAGATTTCTCTGacaaaaatctgattttgcatctttaaaaaagcagctttaaCACATAATTTAACCGAATAAAACCTCTCAAAACTAACcgaaataataacaatagttcaagaaaaaagataaaatgtttaaagcagCTAAAATAATCCAAGAaattgtttctgcttttttcagGTTCTCTATTAACAATAAGTGTCACCAtgcaaatttaaggaaactgtggcagttcattttaaaatttctacTTTTTCCCAACGGAGTTTGTTTCCGGAGGCTGAAAGTGACCATTCAAGCTCGGTTTTTTTGGacaaagaaatgtgaaatatttaataaatctgtaaacaaaaacagtgaattgCTATTTAAAGTAAGACGATTTTTAAAGGTCACATTAACAGATGTTTTAACACATTAATGACTTGACCAAATTCGTTTTGGCAAAACTGTGGCAATGAGTCTAAAAAACGCTCCCCTTTTCCCAACGGAGTTTGATTTAATCTCTGAATATCGACGTTTTTTAAAGGTCGTATTAGCAATGTTTGAAT
This window contains:
- the gbx2 gene encoding homeobox protein GBX-2, which codes for MSAAFSPSFMVMQRPLGSTTAFSIDSLIGGPPQPSPGHFVYTGYPMFMPYRSVVLQPPPPPPPALQQALPAGHHPHPQIPSLQGGFCSGLAQGMALTSTLMASLPGGFSPSQQHQEAARKFGSQALHAVFDKAQELRLDAEDGKAFLPGKESALQAFHEADAAVQTSTVRGHTKEDAKEDECGRKDESFSMDSDLDYSSDDNLTSMCHKEDGEGGGGLEDGPHMHGSSGGGGGPGGGGGGGSSGGGKNRRRRTAFTSEQLLELEKEFHCKKYLSLTERSQIAHALKLSEVQVKIWFQNRRAKWKRVKAGNVNNKSGEPSRNPKIVVPIPVHVSRFAIRSQHQQMEQARP